Proteins from a single region of Pseudomonas phenolilytica:
- a CDS encoding anaerobic ribonucleoside-triphosphate reductase activating protein, with the protein MTAALRVGGLVPLTTLDFPDHLACVLFCQGCGWRCRYCHNPQLIPACGSEEKSWAEILDFLEQRIGLLEAVVFSGGEPTLQTALPDAIAQVRALGYKVGLHSAGIKPKLFRQVLPLVDWVGFDIKALPEQSTLITGVEGSGKANWKSLDHLLESGVEHECRTTVHWNLFDAGLLWDMAQRLRARGVERFVVQCVRTARMLDASLADSTAPYDLQRLWERLDRLFPSFVVRG; encoded by the coding sequence GTGACCGCAGCGCTGCGGGTCGGGGGCCTCGTGCCCCTGACCACTCTGGATTTCCCCGATCACCTGGCCTGCGTGCTGTTCTGCCAGGGTTGCGGCTGGCGCTGCCGTTACTGCCACAACCCGCAGCTGATCCCCGCCTGCGGCAGCGAGGAAAAGTCCTGGGCGGAGATTCTCGATTTCCTCGAGCAGCGCATCGGCCTGCTCGAGGCGGTGGTGTTCAGCGGTGGCGAACCGACGCTGCAGACCGCGCTGCCGGACGCAATCGCCCAGGTGCGGGCGCTGGGTTACAAGGTCGGCCTGCACAGTGCCGGGATCAAGCCGAAGCTGTTCCGTCAGGTGCTGCCGCTGGTGGACTGGGTCGGCTTCGACATCAAGGCGCTGCCCGAGCAGAGCACGCTGATCACCGGCGTCGAGGGCAGCGGCAAGGCCAACTGGAAGAGCCTCGACCATCTGCTGGAAAGTGGCGTCGAGCACGAGTGCCGGACCACCGTGCACTGGAACCTATTCGATGCCGGGCTGCTCTGGGACATGGCCCAGCGCCTGCGCGCCCGCGGTGTCGAGCGCTTCGTGGTGCAGTGCGTGCGCACCGCGCGCATGCTCGACGCCAGCCTGGCCGACAGCACGGCGCCGTATGACCTGCAGCGTCTCTGGGAGCGCCTGGACCGGCTGTTCCCCTCGTTCGTGGTGCGCGGCTGA
- a CDS encoding U32 family peptidase, which produces MKLSLGPILFYWDRQQTLDFYANMASQPLDVIYMGETVCSKRRAMMLDDWMGLARDLAEVTSAQLVLSGLTLVEAASELSSLRRLCENGQLLVEANDMGAVQLLAERKLPFVGGPALNLYNGHALAELVNSGMQRWVPPVEASGALIKSARAQLQRLGVTLPEIEIFAYGHLPLAYSARCFTARAENRPKDDCQFCCQNYPEGIPLLSQEGEALFTINGIQTMSASVSNLLADYEGLVDSGADLLRLSPRAAGMEEVIAAFDAVRKGALPPLAVDGCNGYWHGQPGMLRAEEAGLC; this is translated from the coding sequence ATGAAACTTTCCCTGGGCCCCATCCTGTTCTACTGGGACCGTCAGCAAACCCTGGACTTCTACGCCAACATGGCCAGCCAGCCGCTGGACGTGATCTACATGGGCGAGACGGTCTGCTCCAAGCGCCGCGCGATGATGCTCGACGACTGGATGGGGCTGGCGCGCGATCTGGCCGAAGTCACCTCGGCACAATTGGTGCTGTCGGGCCTGACGCTGGTCGAGGCGGCCTCCGAGCTTTCCAGCCTGCGCCGCCTATGCGAGAACGGCCAGCTGCTGGTCGAAGCCAACGACATGGGCGCGGTGCAACTGCTGGCCGAACGCAAGCTGCCGTTCGTCGGCGGTCCGGCGCTGAACCTGTACAACGGCCATGCATTGGCCGAACTGGTCAACAGTGGCATGCAGCGCTGGGTGCCGCCGGTGGAGGCCTCCGGCGCGCTGATCAAGAGCGCCCGCGCGCAGCTGCAGCGGCTGGGCGTCACGCTGCCGGAGATCGAGATCTTCGCCTACGGCCACCTGCCGCTGGCCTATTCGGCGCGCTGCTTCACCGCCCGCGCCGAGAATCGGCCGAAGGACGATTGCCAGTTCTGTTGCCAGAACTACCCCGAGGGCATTCCGCTGCTCAGCCAGGAGGGCGAGGCGCTGTTCACCATCAACGGCATCCAGACTATGTCTGCCTCGGTCAGCAACCTGCTGGCCGACTACGAAGGGCTGGTCGACAGTGGTGCCGACCTGCTGCGTCTGAGCCCGCGTGCCGCCGGCATGGAAGAGGTGATCGCCGCGTTCGACGCCGTGCGCAAGGGCGCACTGCCGCCGCTGGCGGTGGACGGTTGCAATGGTTATTGGCATGGCCAGCCGGGCATGCTGCGTGCCGAGGAGGCCGGTCTATGCTGA
- the nrdD gene encoding anaerobic ribonucleoside-triphosphate reductase, giving the protein MSQASQLPQEQRQRCEVWTRVMGYHRPVAAFNPGKQSEHRERLHFTEAAAR; this is encoded by the coding sequence ATGAGCCAAGCCAGCCAACTGCCCCAGGAACAGCGCCAGCGTTGTGAAGTCTGGACCCGCGTGATGGGCTACCACCGCCCGGTTGCGGCGTTCAACCCGGGCAAGCAGTCCGAACACCGCGAGCGCCTGCATTTCACCGAAGCGGCGGCGCGGTGA
- a CDS encoding putative zinc-binding protein yields the protein MTKSSIQPLVYSCSGCSNVAQMANTLAVRLDRAGLAEMSCIAGVGGRVEALVRKAHSGRPILAIDGCPLHCARACLAQHGVTPDVHITLSSYGLRKRYREDCSEEEANALFEDMKDIIASDRMQPRRLRVC from the coding sequence ATGACCAAGTCCAGCATTCAACCTTTGGTGTATTCCTGCTCGGGCTGCTCCAACGTGGCGCAGATGGCCAATACCCTCGCCGTACGCCTCGACCGCGCCGGGCTGGCGGAAATGTCCTGCATCGCCGGCGTCGGCGGTCGCGTCGAGGCGCTGGTGCGCAAGGCGCATTCCGGCCGGCCGATCCTGGCCATCGACGGCTGCCCGCTGCATTGCGCCCGCGCATGCCTGGCACAGCATGGCGTCACGCCCGACGTGCACATCACCCTCAGCAGCTACGGTCTGCGCAAGCGCTATCGCGAGGACTGCAGCGAGGAAGAAGCCAACGCGTTGTTCGAGGACATGAAGGACATCATCGCCAGCGACCGCATGCAGCCGCGCCGCCTGCGGGTCTGCTGA
- a CDS encoding ribonucleoside triphosphate reductase, with amino-acid sequence MDERVEGAVSRMLRKRDGRRVAFELDKISRAIAAAGEATGEFGGAAALTLADTVQRQLGALDEVDVEQVQDRVEHALMRAGYFDTARAYIVYRERHGRLRRDRKAIVDVASSMNEYLSREDWRVRANANQGYSLGGLILNVSGKVTANYWLDEVYSPEIGRAHRDGDLHIHDLDMLAGYCAGWSLRTLLNEGFNGIPGRVEAGPPKHLSSALGQMVNFLGTLQNEWAGAQAFSSFDTYLAPFVRKDNLGYDEVRQAIQEFIYNLNVPSRWGTQTPFTNLTFDWVCPEDLREQIPYIGGEEMPFAYGELQAEMELINRAYIEVMQAGDGLGRVFTFPIPTYNITHDFPWDSENAERLFEMTARYGLPYFQNFLNSDMQPNQVRSMCCRLQLDVRELLKRGGGLFGSAEQTGSLGVVTINCARLGYLHAGDKAALLEHLDALLEMARQSLEVKRKVIQHHMDAGLYPYTKRYLGTLRNHFSTIGVNGLHEMVRNFTDDSEGMHTPAGRALAVELLDHVRARLVQFQEDTGHLYNLEATPAEGTTYRFAKEDRKRFPDILQAGSAEAPYYTNSSQLPVGFTDDPFEALALQDELQTKYTGGTVLHLYMAEQISSTEACKKLVRNALSRFRLPYLTVTPTFSICPVHGYLAGEHEFCPKCDEALLHKQRAEAALPA; translated from the coding sequence ATGGACGAGCGGGTTGAGGGCGCGGTGTCACGGATGCTGCGCAAGCGCGATGGACGGCGGGTCGCGTTCGAGTTGGACAAGATCAGCCGCGCCATCGCCGCGGCGGGTGAGGCCACTGGCGAATTCGGTGGTGCGGCAGCGCTGACGCTGGCCGACACCGTGCAGCGGCAGCTTGGCGCGCTGGACGAGGTCGATGTCGAACAGGTGCAGGATCGCGTCGAACATGCGCTGATGCGCGCGGGTTACTTCGACACCGCGCGCGCCTACATCGTCTACCGCGAGCGCCACGGGCGCCTGCGCCGCGACCGCAAGGCCATCGTCGATGTCGCCTCCTCGATGAACGAATACCTCTCGCGCGAGGACTGGCGCGTGCGCGCCAATGCCAACCAGGGCTATTCGCTGGGCGGGCTGATTCTCAACGTGTCCGGCAAGGTCACCGCCAACTACTGGCTGGACGAGGTCTATAGCCCGGAGATCGGCCGTGCCCACCGCGACGGCGATCTGCACATCCATGATCTGGATATGCTCGCCGGCTACTGCGCCGGCTGGTCGCTGCGCACGCTGCTCAACGAGGGCTTCAACGGCATTCCCGGGCGTGTCGAGGCGGGGCCGCCGAAGCACCTGTCCAGTGCGCTGGGACAGATGGTCAACTTCCTCGGCACGCTGCAGAACGAGTGGGCCGGTGCCCAGGCGTTCAGCAGCTTCGATACCTACCTCGCGCCCTTCGTGCGCAAGGACAATCTCGGTTATGACGAGGTGCGCCAGGCGATTCAGGAGTTCATCTACAACCTCAACGTGCCGTCGCGCTGGGGCACGCAGACGCCGTTCACCAACCTGACCTTCGACTGGGTCTGCCCCGAGGACCTGCGTGAGCAGATTCCCTATATCGGCGGCGAGGAAATGCCTTTCGCCTACGGCGAGCTGCAGGCCGAGATGGAGCTGATCAATCGGGCCTATATCGAGGTGATGCAGGCCGGTGATGGCCTCGGCCGGGTGTTCACCTTCCCGATCCCGACCTACAACATCACCCACGATTTCCCGTGGGACAGCGAGAACGCCGAGCGCCTGTTCGAGATGACCGCACGCTACGGCCTGCCGTACTTCCAGAACTTCCTCAATTCCGATATGCAGCCCAACCAGGTGCGCTCGATGTGCTGCCGCCTGCAGCTGGACGTGCGTGAGCTGCTCAAGCGCGGCGGCGGTCTGTTCGGTTCGGCCGAGCAGACCGGCTCGCTCGGCGTGGTGACCATCAACTGCGCGCGCCTGGGCTATCTGCATGCCGGTGACAAGGCGGCGTTGCTCGAGCATCTGGATGCCCTGCTGGAAATGGCGCGGCAGAGCCTGGAGGTCAAGCGCAAGGTGATCCAGCACCACATGGATGCCGGGCTCTACCCGTACACCAAGCGCTACCTCGGCACGTTGCGCAATCACTTCTCCACCATCGGCGTGAACGGCCTGCACGAGATGGTGCGCAACTTCACCGATGACAGCGAGGGCATGCACACGCCGGCCGGCCGCGCGCTGGCGGTGGAGCTGCTCGACCATGTCCGCGCGCGGCTGGTGCAGTTCCAGGAAGACACCGGCCACCTCTACAACCTCGAAGCGACACCTGCCGAGGGCACCACCTACCGCTTCGCCAAGGAAGACCGCAAGCGTTTTCCGGACATCCTCCAGGCCGGCTCGGCCGAGGCGCCGTACTACACCAACTCCTCGCAGCTGCCGGTGGGCTTCACCGACGATCCCTTCGAGGCGCTGGCGCTGCAGGACGAGCTGCAGACCAAGTACACCGGCGGCACCGTGCTGCACCTGTACATGGCCGAGCAGATTTCCTCCACCGAGGCCTGCAAGAAGCTGGTGCGCAACGCGCTGTCGCGTTTCCGCTTGCCATACCTGACGGTGACGCCGACGTTCTCGATCTGCCCGGTGCACGGCTACCTGGCCGGCGAACACGAGTTCTGCCCCAAGTGCGACGAGGCCCTGCTGCACAAGCAGCGCGCCGAAGCGGCGTTGCCCGCCTGA
- a CDS encoding Crp/Fnr family transcriptional regulator, with product MLTEPSLIAGLRRHHLFSRLPEAAMQEICATANLKRLPAGASLFHQGDRADRFYFLFSGQIKLHRVICDGQEKLVEVMRPGESFAEALLFRGTPLYPVSATALKTSLVASLNGPQYRRMLEEHPAICLEILATLSVRLHQRMGEIDTLTLANASRRVARFLAQAQSDDSGVITLDVPKRLIASKLGIQPETFSRILHRLVESGTIAVQRRRIEILDSRALTAYDE from the coding sequence ATGCTTACAGAACCGTCGCTCATCGCCGGGCTGCGCCGTCATCACCTGTTCAGCCGCCTGCCGGAAGCCGCCATGCAGGAAATCTGCGCCACGGCCAATCTCAAGCGCCTGCCCGCAGGTGCCTCGCTATTTCATCAGGGCGACAGGGCCGACCGTTTCTATTTCCTGTTCAGCGGGCAGATCAAGCTGCACCGGGTCATCTGCGACGGCCAGGAGAAACTGGTCGAGGTGATGCGTCCGGGCGAGTCGTTTGCCGAGGCGCTGCTGTTTCGCGGCACCCCGCTGTATCCGGTCAGCGCCACAGCGCTCAAGACCAGCCTGGTCGCCAGCCTGAACGGCCCCCAGTACCGCCGCATGCTCGAGGAGCACCCGGCGATCTGCCTGGAAATCCTCGCCACGCTCAGCGTGCGCCTGCACCAACGCATGGGTGAGATCGACACCCTCACGCTGGCCAACGCCAGCCGCCGCGTGGCGCGCTTTCTCGCCCAGGCGCAGAGCGACGACAGCGGCGTAATCACACTCGACGTGCCCAAGCGGCTGATCGCCTCCAAGCTGGGTATCCAGCCGGAAACCTTTTCGCGCATCCTGCATCGGCTGGTGGAGTCCGGAACCATTGCCGTGCAACGCCGCCGCATCGAGATTCTCGACAGCCGCGCGCTGACCGCCTACGACGAATAG
- the ubiT gene encoding ubiquinone anaerobic biosynthesis accessory factor UbiT, translating to MLNPRAHLVNLGGRLLPLAAKTPFLLQRLALERSLNQIFAEALADGAFDVLEGHWMKLEVIDLGLAWCLTCDREKLRIAAQAPVEVSIRGNWREFLLLASRQEDPDTLFFRRRLIIEGDTELGLAIKNLIDSLDPDTLPSWLWKMLQGAGEEVARAGKAQPA from the coding sequence ATGCTGAACCCGCGTGCCCATCTGGTGAACCTCGGCGGGCGCCTGCTGCCGCTGGCGGCCAAGACGCCATTCCTGCTGCAGCGCCTGGCGCTGGAGCGCAGTCTCAATCAGATCTTCGCCGAGGCGCTGGCCGATGGCGCCTTCGACGTGCTGGAAGGCCACTGGATGAAGCTCGAGGTCATCGACCTCGGACTGGCCTGGTGTCTGACCTGCGACCGGGAAAAGCTGCGCATCGCCGCGCAGGCGCCGGTGGAAGTGAGCATCCGCGGCAACTGGCGCGAATTCCTCCTGCTGGCCAGCCGTCAGGAAGACCCGGACACGCTGTTCTTCCGTCGTCGGCTGATCATCGAAGGCGATACCGAGCTGGGCCTGGCGATCAAGAACCTGATCGACAGCCTCGATCCCGATACGCTGCCGTCCTGGTTGTGGAAGATGCTGCAAGGCGCCGGTGAGGAAGTGGCGCGCGCAGGCAAGGCACAGCCGGCGTAA